In Arsenicicoccus sp. oral taxon 190, the following are encoded in one genomic region:
- the thiO gene encoding glycine oxidase ThiO, whose amino-acid sequence MPGPHVIVLGGGVVGLACAWELARRGSTVELWDPTPGQGASHAAGGMLAPVSEASYDEQELLGLLLDSHRLWPDFAARLGSASGIDPELQQTGALHVGLDLDDARQVWRAAELLDRYDLPYSRLSTRELRRLSPALAPGARTALLVESDLSVDNRLVVQGLLTACLRAGVSLVPRRGAPLVVDGRVVGVGASDHGNPQESRGDAVVLAAGHESARVPGVADLLTLPIRPVKGQILRLAGAQGLLGHTVRGTVHGDHVYLIPRSTGELVVGATSEELDDTHVTGRGLLDLLRAATALLPEVGELRLLDAVARLRPGTPDNAPLLGLATTPGLVVATGHFRHGMLLTPVTAQVVAELVLDGATSVAAARPFTPDRFTGTLSRTPSPTPTPTPTPTSRSTP is encoded by the coding sequence ATGCCCGGCCCCCACGTGATCGTCCTCGGCGGCGGTGTCGTCGGGCTGGCCTGCGCCTGGGAGCTCGCCCGCCGCGGCAGCACGGTGGAGCTGTGGGACCCCACCCCGGGCCAGGGCGCCTCCCACGCGGCGGGGGGCATGCTGGCCCCGGTGTCCGAGGCGTCCTACGACGAGCAGGAGCTGCTCGGGCTGCTGCTCGACTCCCACCGGCTCTGGCCGGACTTCGCGGCGCGGCTGGGGTCGGCCTCGGGCATCGACCCCGAGCTGCAGCAGACCGGCGCCCTGCACGTGGGCCTGGACCTCGACGACGCCCGGCAGGTATGGCGCGCCGCCGAGCTGCTCGACCGCTACGACCTGCCCTACTCGCGGCTGTCGACGCGGGAGCTGCGTCGGCTGTCGCCCGCCCTGGCGCCCGGCGCCCGCACCGCGCTGCTCGTCGAGAGCGACCTGTCCGTCGACAACCGCCTGGTGGTGCAGGGTCTGCTGACGGCCTGCCTGCGCGCGGGGGTCTCGTTGGTGCCGCGGCGGGGCGCCCCACTGGTCGTCGACGGCCGGGTCGTGGGCGTCGGTGCCAGCGACCACGGCAACCCGCAGGAGTCCCGCGGCGACGCGGTGGTCCTCGCGGCCGGCCACGAGAGCGCCCGCGTGCCGGGCGTCGCGGACCTGCTCACCCTCCCGATCCGGCCGGTCAAGGGCCAGATCCTGCGGCTGGCCGGCGCCCAGGGCCTGCTCGGCCACACCGTGCGGGGCACGGTGCACGGCGACCACGTCTACCTGATCCCCCGCAGCACCGGGGAGCTCGTGGTGGGGGCCACCTCCGAGGAGCTCGACGACACCCACGTCACCGGGCGCGGCCTGCTGGACCTGCTGCGGGCCGCCACCGCGCTGCTGCCCGAGGTGGGCGAGCTGCGGCTGCTGGACGCCGTCGCGCGGCTGCGGCCCGGCACCCCGGACAACGCCCCCCTGCTCGGGCTCGCGACGACCCCCGGCCTCGTGGTGGCTACCGGCCACTTCCGTCACGGCATGCTGCTGACTCCCGTCACCGCGCAGGTCGTGGCCGAGCTGGTGCTGGACGGCGCCACGTCGGTGGCGGCCGCCCGTCCGTTCACGCCCGACCGGTTCACCGGCACCCTGTCCCGAACCCCATCCCCCACCCCGACCCCGACCCCCACCCCGACCAGCAGGAGCACCCCATGA
- a CDS encoding LLM class F420-dependent oxidoreductase has product MKLGLGLGYWGAGRPDGVEEAVQAAEESGFSSVWTSEAYGSDALTPLAWLGARTTRLTLGTAVCQMSARTPAATAMAAMTMDHLSGGRFALGIGASGPQVVEGWYGQPYRQPLARTREYVDILRQAMRRDVVHHQGRHYQVPLEGGTGLGKPLKSTLHPVRDTIPILIAAEGPKNVALTAEIADGWLPLFYSPYEDSFYRRCLDEGFAARGERPTDFEVALPVQIVVDDDVEKAADRLRPHVALYVGGMGAKGANFHYEAVARLGFEAECARIQELFLAGRKEEAVAAVTTEMISTIALVGPVAKIRDELAAWEDSLVTTMVVHGDARAVRKIAELVLG; this is encoded by the coding sequence ATGAAGCTGGGCCTGGGACTGGGCTACTGGGGAGCCGGCCGACCCGACGGGGTCGAGGAGGCCGTGCAGGCCGCCGAGGAGAGCGGGTTCTCGAGCGTGTGGACCTCCGAGGCCTACGGGTCCGACGCCCTCACGCCGCTCGCGTGGCTGGGCGCGCGCACGACGCGGCTCACCCTCGGCACGGCGGTGTGCCAGATGAGCGCCCGCACCCCCGCCGCGACCGCGATGGCCGCGATGACGATGGATCACCTGAGCGGCGGCCGGTTCGCGCTCGGGATCGGCGCCAGCGGCCCGCAGGTCGTCGAGGGGTGGTACGGCCAGCCCTACCGCCAGCCGCTCGCCCGCACCCGCGAGTACGTCGACATCCTGCGCCAGGCCATGCGCCGCGACGTCGTCCACCACCAGGGCCGGCACTACCAGGTGCCGCTCGAGGGAGGCACGGGTCTCGGCAAGCCGCTCAAGTCCACGCTGCACCCGGTCCGCGACACCATCCCGATCCTGATCGCGGCCGAGGGCCCCAAGAACGTCGCCCTCACCGCCGAGATCGCCGACGGCTGGCTGCCGCTGTTCTACTCCCCTTACGAGGACTCCTTCTACCGCCGCTGCCTCGACGAGGGTTTCGCCGCGCGCGGTGAGCGCCCGACCGACTTCGAGGTCGCGCTGCCGGTGCAGATCGTGGTGGACGACGACGTCGAGAAGGCCGCCGACCGGCTGCGCCCGCACGTCGCGCTCTACGTCGGCGGGATGGGCGCCAAGGGCGCCAACTTCCACTACGAGGCCGTGGCGCGGCTCGGCTTCGAGGCGGAGTGCGCCCGCATCCAGGAGCTCTTCCTCGCCGGCCGCAAGGAGGAGGCGGTCGCGGCGGTCACCACCGAGATGATCTCGACGATCGCTCTCGTGGGCCCCGTCGCCAAGATCCGGGACGAGCTCGCCGCCTGGGAGGACTCCCTGGTCACGACCATGGTCGTCCACGGCGACGCCCGGGCGGTGCGCAAGATCGCGGAGCTGGTCCTCGGCTGA
- a CDS encoding SDR family NAD(P)-dependent oxidoreductase, with product MKITAQTVALVTGGGSGLGEATTRALHAAGAAVVIVDLPGSRGEQVAAELGDRVRFSPADVRDEAQVQAAVDAAAELGELRVAVSCAGVATPGRVVGRSGPLPLSTFQTVVDINLVGTFNVLRLAAAAMMGNEPVDGDRGVIVNTASIAAFDGQVGQAAYAASKGGIVGLTLSAARDLADKAIRVMTIAPGTMETPMMAGMPEETKASLGAMVPHPSRLGRPEEYASLVEHVVANPMLNGEVIRLDGALRMPPR from the coding sequence GTGAAGATCACCGCCCAGACCGTCGCCCTCGTCACCGGTGGCGGCTCCGGCCTCGGCGAGGCCACCACCCGCGCCCTGCACGCCGCCGGCGCCGCCGTCGTCATCGTCGACCTGCCGGGCTCGCGCGGCGAGCAGGTCGCGGCGGAGCTCGGCGACCGGGTGCGCTTCAGCCCGGCGGACGTCCGGGACGAGGCGCAGGTCCAGGCGGCCGTCGACGCCGCCGCCGAGCTCGGCGAGCTGCGGGTCGCGGTCTCCTGCGCGGGTGTCGCCACGCCCGGCCGGGTCGTCGGCCGCAGCGGCCCGCTCCCCCTCTCGACCTTCCAGACCGTCGTGGACATCAACCTCGTCGGCACCTTCAACGTCCTGCGCCTCGCCGCCGCGGCCATGATGGGCAACGAGCCCGTCGACGGCGACCGCGGGGTCATCGTCAACACCGCCTCCATCGCGGCCTTCGACGGCCAGGTGGGGCAGGCGGCGTATGCCGCCTCCAAGGGCGGCATCGTCGGGCTGACGCTCTCCGCCGCGCGCGACCTGGCGGACAAGGCGATCCGGGTGATGACGATCGCGCCGGGCACCATGGAGACCCCGATGATGGCGGGCATGCCCGAGGAGACCAAGGCCTCCCTCGGCGCCATGGTGCCGCACCCCTCCCGGCTGGGCCGCCCGGAGGAGTACGCCTCGCTCGTGGAGCACGTCGTCGCCAACCCGATGCTCAACGGCGAGGTCATCCGGCTCGACGGCGCGCTGCGCATGCCGCCGCGCTGA
- the thiS gene encoding sulfur carrier protein ThiS has protein sequence MKIVVNGDTRDVPDACDVAALVEHLGLVPQGIAVAVDEHVVPRTAWTGRTLVDGDRVEIVTAMQGG, from the coding sequence ATGAAGATCGTCGTCAACGGCGACACCCGCGACGTCCCGGACGCCTGCGACGTCGCGGCGCTCGTCGAGCACCTCGGGCTGGTCCCGCAGGGCATCGCGGTGGCCGTGGACGAGCACGTCGTCCCCCGCACCGCCTGGACCGGGCGGACCCTCGTGGACGGGGACCGCGTCGAGATCGTCACCGCCATGCAGGGAGGCTGA
- a CDS encoding acetyl-CoA hydrolase/transferase family protein, with translation MSTRVANPALRAKVMSADAAAALINHGDNVGMSGFTGAGYPKAVPAALAARMTEAHARGDDFRVGVWTGASTAPELDGALAEADGVELRLPYQSDPISRAKINAGTMEYIDVHLSHVAQMTWEGFLGRLDVALVEVAAVTEDGTLLPSASVGNNKTWIDQADKVILEVNSWQRLELEGMHDIYYGTALPPHRKPVPIVDAADRIGETHFRCPADKIIAIVETDAPDRNTAFKALDEDSRAIAGHLMDFLQLEVRAGRMPEGLLPLQSGVGNIANAVLAGLSESPWTGLKAYTEVLQDGMLDLIEDGTIEVASATAFSLSPQGVQRFNDNIDFFRRRIIMRPQEISNHPEVIRRLGVIASNGLIEADIYGNVNSTHIMGSRIQNGIGGSGDFARNAYLSTFVTPSTAKGGALSCIVPMVTHVDHTEHDVQVLITEQGLADLRGCSPRKRAQRIIDHCAHPDFRPMLQDYFDRAQRGAWGLQTPHLLAEAFSWHERFMQTGTMRPA, from the coding sequence ATGAGCACTCGCGTCGCCAACCCTGCCCTCCGCGCCAAGGTGATGTCGGCCGACGCCGCCGCGGCCCTGATCAACCACGGGGACAACGTCGGGATGAGCGGTTTCACCGGCGCGGGCTACCCCAAGGCCGTCCCCGCAGCCCTCGCCGCCCGCATGACCGAGGCCCACGCCCGTGGCGACGACTTCCGGGTCGGGGTGTGGACCGGCGCGTCGACCGCCCCCGAGCTCGACGGCGCCCTCGCCGAGGCCGACGGCGTCGAGCTGCGGCTGCCCTACCAGTCCGACCCGATCAGCCGCGCCAAGATCAACGCCGGCACGATGGAGTACATCGACGTCCACCTGTCCCACGTCGCCCAGATGACCTGGGAGGGCTTCCTCGGCAGGCTCGACGTCGCCCTCGTCGAGGTCGCCGCGGTCACCGAGGACGGCACCCTGCTCCCGTCGGCGTCGGTCGGCAACAACAAGACCTGGATCGACCAGGCGGACAAGGTGATCCTCGAGGTCAACTCCTGGCAGCGGCTCGAGCTCGAGGGCATGCACGACATCTACTACGGCACCGCCCTGCCACCGCACCGCAAGCCGGTGCCGATCGTCGACGCCGCGGACCGCATCGGCGAGACCCACTTCCGGTGCCCGGCGGACAAGATCATCGCCATCGTCGAGACCGACGCACCCGACCGCAACACCGCCTTCAAGGCGCTGGACGAGGACTCCAGGGCCATCGCGGGGCACCTCATGGACTTCCTGCAGCTCGAGGTCCGCGCCGGCCGTATGCCGGAGGGGCTGCTGCCCCTGCAGAGCGGCGTCGGCAACATCGCCAACGCGGTGCTCGCGGGCCTGTCCGAGTCGCCGTGGACGGGGCTGAAGGCCTACACCGAGGTGCTCCAGGACGGCATGCTCGACCTCATCGAGGACGGCACCATCGAGGTGGCCTCCGCGACGGCATTCTCGTTGTCCCCGCAGGGAGTTCAGCGGTTCAACGACAACATCGACTTCTTCCGCAGGCGGATCATCATGCGGCCGCAGGAGATCTCCAACCACCCCGAGGTCATCCGGCGGCTCGGCGTCATCGCGAGCAACGGCCTGATCGAGGCCGACATCTACGGCAACGTCAACTCGACGCACATCATGGGCTCGCGCATCCAGAACGGCATCGGCGGCTCCGGCGACTTCGCCCGCAACGCCTACCTGTCCACGTTCGTGACGCCGTCGACCGCCAAGGGCGGCGCGCTGTCGTGCATCGTCCCCATGGTCACCCACGTCGACCACACCGAGCACGACGTGCAGGTGCTGATCACCGAGCAGGGCCTGGCCGACCTGCGCGGCTGCTCGCCACGCAAGCGCGCGCAGCGGATCATCGACCACTGCGCGCACCCGGACTTCAGGCCGATGCTGCAGGACTACTTCGACCGGGCGCAGCGCGGCGCGTGGGGCCTGCAGACGCCGCACCTGCTGGCCGAGGCCTTCTCCTGGCACGAGAGGTTCATGCAGACGGGGACGATGCGACCGGCGTGA
- a CDS encoding acyl-CoA dehydrogenase family protein, translating to MPAERLMPNDESQDLIALTREICQDQLAPQVDAMEAAHEFPRDVFRLLGRSGLLTLAYPEELGGGGQPYEVYLQVVEEIAYAWMSVAVGVSVHSLTCFPVATFGTPEQQERLLTGMLSGDQLGAYCLSEPQAGSDVASMTTRASRGDDGDYVLRGTKAWISHAGHADFYTTFARTSDEGSKGISCFVVPGDAANLTFAEPEKKMGLHCDTVGQVYFEGVPVAEGRRVGVEGQGMPIALAALDGGRLGIAACATGLAQAALDVAVRYAKERVQFGRTIGEFQGLAFLLADMEAKVQQARATYLLAARMKDAGRNVGKQASVAKLTATDAAMQVTTDAVQVLGGAGYTTDFPVERYLREAKVTQIFEGTNQIQRLVISRALLRG from the coding sequence ATGCCCGCAGAGCGCCTGATGCCCAACGACGAGTCGCAGGACCTGATCGCCCTCACCCGCGAGATCTGCCAGGACCAGCTCGCCCCCCAGGTCGACGCGATGGAGGCGGCGCACGAGTTCCCGCGCGACGTCTTCCGTCTGCTCGGCCGGTCGGGGCTGCTGACGCTGGCCTACCCGGAGGAGCTCGGCGGTGGGGGCCAGCCCTATGAGGTCTACCTGCAGGTGGTCGAGGAGATCGCCTACGCGTGGATGTCGGTGGCGGTCGGGGTGAGCGTGCACTCCCTCACCTGCTTCCCGGTCGCGACCTTCGGCACCCCCGAGCAGCAGGAGCGGCTCCTCACGGGGATGCTCTCGGGCGACCAGCTCGGCGCCTACTGCCTGTCCGAGCCGCAGGCCGGCTCGGACGTCGCGTCGATGACGACGCGCGCATCCCGCGGGGACGACGGTGACTACGTCCTGCGCGGCACCAAGGCCTGGATCTCCCACGCCGGGCACGCCGACTTCTACACGACCTTCGCCCGCACGAGCGACGAGGGGTCCAAGGGGATCTCGTGCTTCGTCGTGCCGGGTGACGCGGCCAACCTGACCTTCGCCGAGCCCGAGAAGAAGATGGGGCTGCACTGCGACACCGTCGGGCAGGTCTACTTCGAGGGCGTCCCGGTCGCGGAGGGCCGCCGGGTGGGCGTGGAGGGCCAGGGCATGCCGATCGCCCTGGCGGCGCTGGACGGCGGCCGGCTCGGCATCGCGGCCTGCGCGACGGGCCTGGCCCAGGCGGCGCTGGACGTGGCGGTGCGCTACGCCAAGGAGCGGGTGCAGTTCGGCCGGACGATCGGCGAGTTCCAGGGCTTGGCCTTCCTGCTCGCCGACATGGAGGCCAAGGTGCAGCAGGCCCGCGCGACCTACCTCCTGGCGGCGCGGATGAAGGACGCGGGACGCAACGTCGGCAAGCAGGCGTCCGTGGCCAAGCTGACGGCGACCGACGCCGCCATGCAGGTCACCACCGACGCCGTGCAGGTGCTCGGCGGCGCCGGCTACACGACGGACTTCCCGGTCGAGCGCTACCTGCGCGAGGCCAAGGTGACCCAGATCTTCGAGGGCACCAACCAGATCCAGCGCCTGGTCATCTCCCGGGCGCTGCTGCGCGGCTGA
- a CDS encoding thiazole synthase, producing MTDTAAQIAPATEVPGDDRLVLGDLELESRLFLGTGGARRIQDLEQAVLAARPSLVTVAMRRVSLGGHDDTLGLLRRLDCRLLPNTAGCYTAREAVLTARLAREALGTDLIKVEVIADDRTLLPDAVELLDACEQLVDDGFTVLPYTTDDPVVARRLADLGCAAVMPLGSPIGSGLGIRNPHNIELIRESVSVPVVLDAGIGTASDAALAMELGCDAVLVASAVTRAEHPAAMAAAIRHATIAGRLAWSAGRIPVRRHALASSPMEGRID from the coding sequence ATGACCGACACCGCAGCCCAGATCGCCCCCGCCACCGAGGTCCCCGGCGACGACCGGCTCGTCCTCGGCGACCTCGAGCTGGAGTCCCGCCTCTTCCTCGGCACCGGAGGCGCCCGGCGCATCCAGGACCTCGAGCAGGCCGTGCTGGCCGCCCGCCCGAGCCTCGTGACCGTGGCGATGCGGCGGGTGTCGCTCGGCGGCCACGACGACACGCTCGGCCTGCTGCGTCGCCTCGACTGCCGCCTGCTGCCCAACACGGCCGGGTGCTACACGGCGCGCGAGGCCGTCCTGACCGCGCGCCTGGCCCGGGAGGCCCTCGGCACCGACCTCATCAAGGTCGAGGTCATCGCCGACGACCGCACCCTGCTGCCCGACGCCGTCGAGCTGCTCGACGCCTGCGAGCAGCTCGTCGACGACGGGTTCACGGTCCTGCCCTACACGACCGACGACCCGGTGGTAGCCCGCCGGCTCGCCGACCTCGGGTGCGCCGCCGTCATGCCGCTCGGCTCGCCGATCGGCTCCGGCCTCGGCATCCGCAACCCCCACAACATCGAGCTGATCCGCGAATCCGTATCCGTGCCAGTCGTGCTCGACGCCGGCATCGGCACCGCCTCGGACGCCGCGCTGGCCATGGAGCTCGGCTGCGACGCCGTGCTGGTGGCGTCCGCGGTCACCCGCGCCGAGCACCCGGCGGCGATGGCCGCGGCGATCCGGCACGCCACGATCGCCGGGCGGCTCGCCTGGTCGGCGGGGCGGATCCCGGTGCGGCGGCACGCGCTGGCCTCCTCGCCGATGGAGGGGCGCATCGACTGA
- a CDS encoding trypsin-like serine protease, translating into MRHRTVRRPALVSLAAAAALAGVRAIAPAAQAGTPINPIVGGSQAPEGRWPMAVKLKMTTSGGTFGCGASLISPDTILTAQHCLDETPATMKVQALIGKVDYTQGESRAVVSWKTGGGPRNGDWAVGKLDRPSTITTFAPITADSSLDRPPWFTAIGWGRLVEGGASTQYLQQVDLPLHTGNGCLPYADAEICAGGNGTAGKDTCNGDSGGPLFAKNSYGRDVQVGITSWGVGCARATDPGHYTKISAYRTQILAAIDAVGGTQPGGSTPTPTPTPTPTPTPTPTPTPGTNTVVNGGFESGQTGWTGTSGPITNNSGRAAHSGSWKLWLGGNGSTASESEQQSVTVPTNGKLTFWVAVDTDETSSYTAYDKATVTVNGTTVASYSNLTTTSGYVQKTVDLSSYAGQTVTLKFAATEDSSAQTSFVFDDVAVQ; encoded by the coding sequence ATGCGCCATCGGACTGTTCGTCGCCCTGCCCTCGTGTCCCTCGCGGCCGCGGCCGCCCTCGCGGGCGTCAGGGCGATCGCCCCCGCCGCCCAGGCCGGGACCCCCATCAACCCCATCGTCGGCGGCAGCCAGGCCCCGGAGGGCCGCTGGCCCATGGCCGTCAAGCTCAAGATGACCACCTCGGGCGGCACCTTCGGCTGCGGCGCCTCCCTGATCAGCCCGGACACCATCCTCACCGCGCAGCACTGCCTCGACGAGACCCCCGCGACGATGAAGGTCCAGGCCCTCATCGGCAAGGTCGACTACACCCAGGGCGAGTCCCGCGCGGTGGTCAGCTGGAAGACCGGCGGCGGCCCGCGCAACGGCGACTGGGCCGTCGGCAAGCTCGACCGCCCGTCCACCATCACGACCTTCGCCCCCATCACCGCGGACAGCTCGCTCGACCGCCCCCCGTGGTTCACCGCCATCGGGTGGGGCCGCCTGGTCGAGGGCGGCGCCAGCACGCAGTACCTCCAGCAGGTCGACCTGCCGCTGCACACCGGCAACGGCTGCCTGCCGTATGCCGACGCCGAGATCTGCGCCGGCGGCAACGGCACCGCCGGCAAGGACACCTGCAACGGCGACTCCGGCGGCCCGCTCTTCGCCAAGAACTCCTACGGCCGCGACGTGCAGGTCGGCATCACCTCCTGGGGCGTCGGCTGCGCCCGGGCCACCGACCCCGGCCACTACACCAAGATCTCGGCCTACCGCACCCAGATCCTCGCGGCCATCGACGCGGTCGGCGGGACCCAGCCCGGCGGCTCGACCCCCACCCCGACGCCGACGCCGACCCCGACCCCGACCCCGACGCCCACGCCGACCCCGGGCACCAACACGGTCGTCAACGGCGGCTTCGAGTCCGGCCAGACCGGGTGGACCGGCACCAGCGGCCCCATCACCAACAACTCCGGCCGCGCCGCCCACTCCGGCAGCTGGAAGCTCTGGCTCGGCGGCAACGGCTCCACCGCCAGCGAGTCCGAGCAGCAGAGCGTCACCGTCCCCACCAACGGCAAGCTCACCTTCTGGGTCGCCGTCGACACCGACGAGACCTCCAGCTACACCGCCTACGACAAGGCCACCGTCACCGTCAACGGCACCACCGTCGCGTCCTACAGCAACCTGACCACCACCAGCGGCTACGTCCAGAAGACCGTCGACCTGTCCAGCTACGCCGGGCAGACCGTCACCCTGAAGTTCGCCGCCACCGAGGACTCCTCGGCCCAGACGAGCTTCGTCTTCGACGACGTCGCCGTCCAGTAG
- a CDS encoding thiamine phosphate synthase gives MAPRLLVLTDRSQLPPGRSLVEQVSRCVDADARWVLLRERALPTPERTRLASELARLLHPVGGRLLVAAPDLGPGADGLHLRATDPPWTGRPLVVGRSVHDEAELRAAVAQGCDYVTLSPYAATASKPGYGPALGPAGLRRVLDAAPPDGTRVLALGGISPRNAAEAVAAGAHGVAVMGEVMRAGDPGSVIRDLLAALG, from the coding sequence ATGGCGCCCCGGCTGCTCGTGCTGACCGACCGGTCCCAGCTGCCGCCCGGCCGGTCGCTGGTCGAGCAGGTCTCGCGGTGCGTCGACGCCGACGCGCGCTGGGTGCTGCTGCGCGAGCGCGCCTTGCCCACCCCCGAGCGCACCCGCCTGGCGAGCGAGCTCGCGCGGCTGCTGCACCCCGTCGGCGGCCGCCTCCTGGTCGCCGCCCCGGACCTCGGGCCAGGGGCGGACGGCCTCCACCTGCGCGCGACCGACCCGCCCTGGACCGGCCGTCCGCTGGTCGTGGGCCGCTCCGTGCACGACGAGGCCGAGCTGCGGGCGGCGGTGGCGCAGGGGTGCGACTACGTCACGCTGTCGCCGTATGCCGCGACCGCCTCCAAGCCCGGCTACGGCCCCGCGCTCGGACCTGCCGGCCTCCGTCGGGTCCTCGATGCCGCGCCACCGGACGGGACGAGAGTCCTTGCGCTCGGCGGCATCTCGCCGCGCAACGCCGCCGAGGCGGTAGCGGCCGGCGCCCACGGCGTGGCGGTCATGGGCGAGGTGATGCGTGCC